The Diabrotica undecimpunctata isolate CICGRU unplaced genomic scaffold, icDiaUnde3 ctg00001663.1, whole genome shotgun sequence genome contains a region encoding:
- the LOC140431667 gene encoding uncharacterized protein → MEKMKFKPCRIYNVDEAAITSVQSKHTKIITLKGKKQIGAVTSAQRESVVIVVTCMNAAGGFVPPWSFLRKNMKAELLNDAPPGTIATCHVSGWMQSHIFTNWLQHFISHVKPSEADPVVLILDGHFSHTRNIDSINLARQNHVVILSPPQHSTHKMQPLDLDITDPLKTYYSQEIENWL, encoded by the coding sequence ATGGAGAAGATGAAATTTAAACCCTGTCGAATCTATAATGTAGATGAGGCAGCTATAACGTCTGTACAATCAAAGCATACCAAAATAATCACCTTAAAAGGTAAAAAGCAGATAGGGGCCGTTACTTCTGCACAAAGAGAATCAGTAGTGATTGTGGTTACGTGTATGAATGCGGCTGGTGGTTTTGTGCCCCCATGGTCATTTCTCCGAAAAAATATGAAGGCAGAATTGCTCAACGACGCTCCACCAGGGACAATAGCTACCTGCCATGTGTCTGGCTGGATGCAGAGTCACATTTTCACCAATTGGTTACAACATTTTATTAGCCACGTTAAACCAAGTGAAGCTGATCCAGTTGTATTAATATTGGATGGTCACTTCTCCCACACGCGGAACATTGACTCGATAAATTTGGCGCGCCAAAACCATGTGGTTATTCTTAGTCCGCCGCAGCATTCTACTCACAAAATGCAGCCGCTGGACCTTGATATCACGGATCCTCTTAAAACCTACTATTCGCAGGAAATTGAAAATTGGCTATGA